A DNA window from Pseudomonas sp. B21-056 contains the following coding sequences:
- a CDS encoding cysteine-rich CWC family protein: MNKPDLCPACGSANDCTLANPNTADRACWCYGVSIDPVVLEALPAELRNQSCLCPRCARVESQLRARQQPIA; encoded by the coding sequence ATGAATAAACCCGACTTGTGCCCCGCCTGCGGCAGCGCCAATGACTGCACCCTGGCCAACCCGAACACAGCCGACCGAGCCTGCTGGTGTTACGGTGTGAGTATCGACCCGGTAGTGCTCGAGGCATTGCCAGCCGAACTGCGCAATCAATCCTGCCTGTGCCCACGCTGCGCCCGAGTCGAAAGCCAATTGCGCGCCAGACAGCAGCCGATCGCGTAA
- a CDS encoding pseudouridine synthase: protein MRVDRFLSNLPRFNRQQVRLLLVARRVRIDGLVVSDPHAQVREFSRVEVDDELLQAGRPARYFMLHKPTGCVSATRDPQHPTVLDWLDEPDKDDLHIAGRLDFNTTGLMLITNDGSWSRRLTQPQTKLPKVYYVETEQIITAEYAVTFARGLYFAFEDLTTLPAELTLLGPNSARLSIVEGRYHQVKRMFGHFDNKVLRLHREGMGPLSLDADLEPGQYRALTPEEVSLI, encoded by the coding sequence ATGCGCGTCGACCGTTTCCTCAGCAATCTACCGCGCTTCAATCGCCAACAGGTCCGGTTGTTGCTGGTGGCGCGTCGGGTGCGAATCGATGGTCTGGTGGTCAGCGACCCGCACGCTCAGGTCCGTGAGTTCAGTCGCGTCGAGGTCGACGACGAATTGCTGCAGGCAGGCCGACCGGCGCGGTATTTCATGCTGCACAAACCCACCGGCTGCGTCAGCGCCACCCGCGATCCGCAGCATCCCACCGTGCTCGATTGGCTGGACGAGCCGGACAAGGACGACCTGCACATCGCCGGACGCCTGGACTTCAACACCACCGGGCTGATGCTGATCACCAATGACGGCAGTTGGTCGCGACGCCTGACCCAGCCACAGACCAAACTGCCAAAGGTCTACTACGTCGAAACCGAGCAGATCATTACTGCCGAATACGCCGTCACCTTCGCCCGAGGCCTGTACTTCGCTTTCGAAGACCTCACCACCTTGCCCGCGGAGTTGACGCTGCTGGGGCCGAACTCGGCGCGGCTGAGCATCGTTGAGGGGCGCTATCATCAGGTCAAACGCATGTTCGGCCACTTCGATAACAAAGTGTTGCGCCTGCACCGCGAAGGCATGGGGCCGCTTTCGCTGGACGCCGATCTCGAGCCGGGCCAATACCGCGCCTTGACCCCCGAAGAAGTCAGCCTGATCTGA